A single Klebsiella variicola DNA region contains:
- the apbC gene encoding iron-sulfur cluster carrier protein ApbC, with the protein MNSQSQAKSPERLRAMVAGTLANFQHPTLKHNLTALKALHHVAWLDDTVHIELQMPFVWSSAFEVLKEQCSAELLRITGAKAIDWKLTHSIATLKRVKNQPGVNGVKNIIAISSGKGGVGKSSTAVNLALALAAEGAKVGILDADIYGPSIPTMLGAEDSRPTSPDGTHMAPIIKYGLATNSIGYLVTDDNAMVWRGPMASKALMQMLQETLWPDLDYLVLDMPPGTGDIQLTLAQNIPVTGAVVVTTPQDIALIDAKKGIVMFEKVEVPVLGIVENMSMHICSNCGHHEPIFGTGGAQKLAEKYHTQLLGQLPLHITLREDLDNGTPTVVARPDSEFTDIYRQLAGRVAAQMYWQGEVIPGEIAFRAV; encoded by the coding sequence ATGAATTCGCAATCCCAGGCCAAATCCCCTGAGCGCCTACGTGCGATGGTCGCCGGGACGCTGGCCAATTTCCAGCACCCAACCCTGAAGCATAATCTCACCGCCCTCAAGGCGCTGCACCATGTCGCCTGGCTGGACGATACCGTTCATATTGAGCTGCAGATGCCGTTCGTCTGGAGCAGCGCCTTCGAAGTGCTGAAAGAGCAGTGCAGCGCCGAGCTGCTGCGCATCACCGGCGCGAAGGCCATCGACTGGAAGCTGACCCACAGCATCGCGACCCTCAAGCGCGTGAAAAACCAGCCCGGGGTCAACGGCGTGAAGAACATTATCGCCATCAGCTCCGGCAAAGGCGGCGTCGGTAAATCTTCTACTGCCGTAAACCTGGCGCTGGCCCTGGCGGCGGAAGGGGCGAAGGTGGGCATTCTTGATGCCGATATCTACGGTCCGTCGATTCCGACCATGCTGGGCGCCGAAGACAGTCGCCCGACCTCACCGGACGGCACCCATATGGCGCCGATCATCAAGTATGGCCTGGCCACCAACTCTATCGGCTACCTGGTGACTGACGACAACGCCATGGTCTGGCGTGGTCCGATGGCCAGCAAGGCGCTGATGCAGATGCTGCAGGAGACCCTGTGGCCGGATCTTGATTACCTGGTGCTGGATATGCCGCCGGGCACCGGCGACATCCAGCTGACCCTGGCGCAGAACATTCCGGTGACCGGTGCGGTGGTGGTCACCACGCCGCAGGACATCGCGCTGATCGACGCCAAAAAAGGCATCGTGATGTTCGAGAAAGTGGAAGTGCCGGTGCTGGGGATCGTGGAAAACATGAGCATGCATATCTGCAGCAACTGCGGGCACCACGAGCCTATCTTCGGCACCGGCGGCGCGCAAAAACTGGCCGAGAAATACCACACCCAGCTGCTGGGTCAGCTGCCGCTGCATATTACGCTGCGGGAAGATCTGGATAACGGCACGCCGACGGTGGTGGCGCGTCCGGACAGCGAATTTACCGACATCTACCGCCAGCTGGCGGGCCGGGTGGCGGCCCAGATGTACTGGCAGGGAGAAGTGATCCCGGGTGAGATTGCCTTCCGCGCCGTTTAA